Within Sorangiineae bacterium MSr11367, the genomic segment AGGGCGCGCCGGAGGGCCTCCTGCTCCACGGTGGCGTCGGCCGCGACGTACGCCACCAAGCGCCGATCCCCCGGGCGGTCTTCCCGGACGAGCACGATCGCCTCGCGCACACCCGGGTGCGCGGCGAGTTGCGCCTCGATCTCGCCCGGTTCGATCCGAAAGCCGCGCAGCTTGACCTGATGATCTACGCGCCCGGCGAACTCCAGTTGCCCATCGTCGCGCCAGCGGACGCGGTCGCCGGTTCGATAGAGCCGCTCCCCAGGCCGTCCCGAGAACGGATCCGGCACGAAGCGCGCGGCGGTTTGATCCGGCCGCCGCCAGTACCCGCGCGCAAGGCCTTCGCCGCCCAAGTGAAGCTCCCCCATCACGCCGACGGGAACCGGTTCCCCAGCGGCGTCGAGCACATAGGCGCGCACACCCGCGAGCGGCCGCCCAATGGACGTCGCCCAGGTGTCACGTGGATCGGCCACCGTCAAGTCACTGGCCGTCGCGCTCACCGTCGCCTCGGCCGGGCCGTACGTGTTGAGCAAGCGAACGTGGGTCGCGCTCGCCGTGCCCTGCCACGCGCTCACTCGCTCGGGCAGGGCCGCCTCGCCGCCGATGATGAGCAGGCGCAGGCAGGCAGGCACCGTGAGTCCCTCCTCAAGGCCCGCCACGACGCGGTGCCAATACATCGTCGGAAGGTCCAGCACGGTGATGCCCCATCGCTCGCACACGGCGAGGAAAGTGGCCACCGACTCGAGCATTTCCTCCGTGCGCAGCACCAAGGTGGCACCGCGCGTCAGGCACGGGAAAATCTCCTCCACGCTCGCATCGAAGCTGAGAGCTGCGAACTGCAGCACCCGGTCTCCGGGCGCGATGGCATAGTGCGCGGCCGCCGTCTCGACGAAGCGCGCGAGCGTCCGTTGCGCGACCACGACGCCCTTGGGCACCCCCGTCGAGCCGGAAGTGTAGAGAATGTACGCCGCCTGTTCGGGCGCGGCATCCACCGCCGAAACGACGTCCGGCTCTCCATCGAGGCAGGAGAGCGCGAGATCGAGGACCAACGCGTCGACACCCGACGGCAAGTCGGCATGGCCTTCGGCGATCACCAAGGAAATCCCCGCATCGTCGACCAAGTTGGCGATGCGCTCGCGCGGGTATTTGGGATCGATGGGCACATAGGTGCCGCCCGCACGAAGCACCCCGAGCACGGCGACGATCATCCCGATCGAACGAGGCAGGCACGCCCCCACCCGCACCTCGGAGCCCACCCCCCGCCGTTGCAAAAGGTGCGCAAGCTGCCGCGAACGCCGATCGAGCTCGCCGTACGTCATGCGCTGCCCATCATGGACAACGGCCACCGCCTCCGGCGCCCGCGCCGCCTGCTTCTCGAACACCCGATGCACGCACCCCAGGGCTCCCTCCCCCCCCGGGGGAGGGCCGGGGTGGGGGAGCCCACTCCAGCCGAGCAACTGCCCACGCTCCTCCGGCGCGAGCATGGACAACTGCGACAAGCGCGCATTCGGATTCGCCGCGGCACCTTCGAGCACCCGGCGCACATGCGCGCTGAAACGCACGATGCGGGGCTCGTCGAACAAGTCCATGTCGTATTCGATCGCGCCGGCCAGACCATCGACATCGGCCGCAAACTCGAGCGACAAATCGAACTGCGCGCCACCTGCATCCAGGTCGAGCAAGCGCATCGCCAGCCCCGGGACGGTCGGCATCTCCCCCAGCGCAGGTTGGAGCGCAAACAGCACCTGGCAGAGCGGTGCATGGCTCAAGTCGCGCGCCGGGCGCACCGCCTCGACCACGCGATCGAACGGAACCTCTTGGTTCGCCTGCGCGTCCCGCACGGTATCCTTCACCCGCCCGAGCAGCGACACGAACGACGGATCGCCCCCGAGATCCGTACGAAGCACGACGGTGTTGGCGAAGCACCCGACGAGCCCTTCGAGCTCCGCCCGGCTCCGGTTGGTCACCGGTGTGCCAACCGCGATGTCCGTCGCCCCCGTGTAACGCGCGAGCACGGCTTGGAACGCCGCGAGGAGCACCGTGTACAGGGTGGTCCCTTGCTGCTTGGCCCGATCGCGCAGCCCGTCCACCAGCTCACGGGGCAGTTGGAAAAAGGAACGCGCTCCCCGATGACGTTGGATCGCGGGCCGCGGCCGATCCGTCGGCAGCTCCAGAATCCCATCTTGGCCGGCCAGCTTCTGGCTCCAATAGGCAAGCTGCGACGCAAGGGCGCCCGCCTCGGCGCGCCGGCGTTGCCAATCGGCGAAGTCGGCATACTGCAGCGCCAGATCGGCCAGCGGCGACGGTTTCCCGGCTGCGAACGCGGCATACAGCGCGGCGAACTCTTGCAGGACCAGGTGGGTCGACCACCCATCGAACACGATGTGGTGCACCACCCAGACGAGCACGTGCTCGTCGGGCCCGAGGCGCAAAAGGAGCAACCGCAGCAAGGGGCCGTTCACCAAATCGAAGGGCCGCCGCGATTCCCGCTCGATCAAACGCCGCGCCTCGGGCTCGCGCTCGCGCGCCGGCAGGCCGCTCAGATCGACCACCGGCACACGCTGCGTGCTCTCCGGGTGGATCACTTGGGAGGGCTGGCCGTCGACCACCTCGAACGTCGTGCGCAGGACTTCATGCCTGCGCACGATCTCGCTCACGCATCGCTGTACGAGATCCGTGTCGAGGGAGCCGTCGAGCCGCACGGCGGCGGCCATGTTGTACGACGTGCTCTCGGGCTCGAGCTCCCCGTGGAGCCAGAGTCGCTCCTGCGCAAAGCTCATTGGGAAAACGAACAGGTCCTCGCTCACGTCGACGCTCCCTCCTCGGGACGGTACGATTCGGCCATGGCCACCAGCACCTTGCGGGGCCCTTTGAAGGACGACCGACCGTGGGCCACCAGCATGTTGTCGGCCAGCACCACGTCGCCCTCCTGCCAAGGGAAGGACACGGCGACCTGGCCATAGACCCCGCGGATCTCGTCGAGGACACCGTCCTCGATGGGCGTGCCATCGCCGTAAAAAGCGTTGCGAGGCAACTCGTCCTCGGCGAAGACGGCGAGCAAACCTTCGCGCGCCGCCGGCTCGAGGTTCGAGACGTGGAAGAGGTGCGCTTGATTGAACCAGACCACGTCCTTGGTGTGCGGGTGCGTGGCAATGGCTTGGCAAATCTGCCGCGTGCGCAGCTCACCATCTTCTTTCCACTCGCAGATGATCCCCGCGTCGCGGCAGAAGCTCTCGACCACCTTGGGGTCCTCCGTGCCGAAGACCTTCTGCCAAGGAACGTCGAGGCCGTTGCCGTAGTTGCGCGTGTACATCACCTTCTTGGCCACGAAGCGCTCGCGGATGCGCGCCGGGATCCGGCGCAACACCTCGCGGCTATCGGCGAGCGGTGTCTCACCTCCCTCGAGCGCGGGCTTGGCGCAGTAGAACCAAATCTTGAGCGGCCACTCCGCCGTGTACGACTGCTCGTTGTGCAGCGGGATCTGCTGGTGCGCCGGGTACTCGGTGGACGTGTAGATGCGCCCGGACAGTTGCGACCGCGGCGTCGAGCCGAAGGTGTACTCCAGAAGATCGGGTGTGACGAACGAGACGATGCGCTCGAAGTCCTGGGGGCCGCGCACGGGAAATCCGCGGAAGAGAACGGCCCCATGCCTCGTGAGCTGCTCTTCCACGGCGGCGCGGATGCTTTCGGCGAAGTCCGGCAGCTCGCCCGGCCCGCTCGGGCTCACGATGGGGGGAAAGCTCACGGCGTCTTGCCTTCCATCTGGTTGCGCAGGCTGAGGGGCCGCATGTCGGTCCAAACCTGGGCGATGTGATCTAGGCATTCGGCCTTCGAGCCGCTCTTGCCCGCATCGCGCCAGCCCAGAGGATTGTCGCGGTACTCCGGCCAGATCGAATACTGCTCCTCGTGGTTGACCACCACTTTGTACGTCGTCGTGTCGTCGTGTTCTTCGCTCATCGTTTTTCTCCTTGGGTTGGGGCGAGCGTCAAGGTTGCGAGGGTGGGGCCCGCCAGCAGTGGCAAAGGACGGCCCGCCACCCACGCTGCCTGCTGGTCGCCGTAGTGCGGTGACAGCGGATGACCGGATTGACCGGCGGGCATGTGGAGGATGGCATCGCGCTCGTGCCCGGGCGAGACGACCAGGCGCTCGCTCGCGCCGAGTGTGCCCGCGGCCATGCGCACGCAGGCGCCGCAGCCGGCGAGGGGCTCGGCGGGCATGTCCAGCCATCGGCC encodes:
- a CDS encoding TauD/TfdA family dioxygenase, whose amino-acid sequence is MSFPPIVSPSGPGELPDFAESIRAAVEEQLTRHGAVLFRGFPVRGPQDFERIVSFVTPDLLEYTFGSTPRSQLSGRIYTSTEYPAHQQIPLHNEQSYTAEWPLKIWFYCAKPALEGGETPLADSREVLRRIPARIRERFVAKKVMYTRNYGNGLDVPWQKVFGTEDPKVVESFCRDAGIICEWKEDGELRTRQICQAIATHPHTKDVVWFNQAHLFHVSNLEPAAREGLLAVFAEDELPRNAFYGDGTPIEDGVLDEIRGVYGQVAVSFPWQEGDVVLADNMLVAHGRSSFKGPRKVLVAMAESYRPEEGAST
- a CDS encoding MbtH family protein, which produces MSEEHDDTTTYKVVVNHEEQYSIWPEYRDNPLGWRDAGKSGSKAECLDHIAQVWTDMRPLSLRNQMEGKTP